A genomic region of Porticoccaceae bacterium LTM1 contains the following coding sequences:
- the speB gene encoding agmatinase has protein sequence MDEFDTDYPIFLGSEIEQPKPEEARFHIIPVPFERTVSYGGGTRLGPSSILKASWQLEKWDGKSNPCEEGIYTREPVDCSADPDTVVERISEATQEVVKLGKMPVGLGGEHTITFGHIKGLIEAGITDIGVVQIDAHADLRDAYEGDPYSHASVMRRVVNLGVPLFQLGIRAYCEEEMEARKEYGVHHLDGEDLVPDNICEITLPDDFPEHVFFTVDVDGIDPSVFPSTGTPVPGGLSWYQTLKLFESVAKQRKIVGFDVMEFAPIEGFHAYDFAASLLTYKLMGIVQRTQK, from the coding sequence ATGGACGAATTTGATACTGATTACCCGATCTTCCTGGGCTCTGAAATTGAGCAGCCGAAACCGGAAGAGGCTCGTTTCCACATTATTCCGGTGCCGTTTGAACGCACTGTCTCTTACGGTGGTGGCACTCGACTGGGGCCGTCATCCATTCTCAAGGCCAGCTGGCAGTTGGAGAAGTGGGACGGCAAGAGCAACCCCTGCGAAGAGGGTATCTACACTCGTGAGCCGGTGGATTGTTCCGCTGATCCGGACACTGTTGTGGAGCGTATCTCCGAGGCAACTCAAGAAGTGGTCAAGCTCGGCAAAATGCCGGTGGGCCTGGGTGGTGAGCACACGATTACTTTTGGCCATATCAAGGGCTTGATCGAAGCGGGTATCACAGATATCGGCGTAGTCCAGATCGATGCTCACGCCGACCTTCGCGATGCCTACGAAGGCGATCCGTACTCTCACGCGTCAGTGATGAGACGTGTGGTCAATCTTGGTGTGCCGTTGTTCCAGCTTGGCATTCGCGCCTACTGCGAAGAAGAAATGGAAGCGCGCAAGGAGTATGGCGTCCACCATCTCGATGGCGAGGATCTGGTGCCGGACAATATCTGTGAAATTACCCTGCCGGACGATTTTCCCGAGCACGTATTTTTCACCGTTGATGTCGATGGCATCGACCCGTCTGTATTTCCGTCTACCGGTACTCCGGTACCGGGTGGACTGAGCTGGTACCAGACTCTGAAACTGTTTGAGTCGGTGGCCAAACAACGCAAGATCGTCGGCTTTGACGTGATGGAATTTGCCCCGATCGAGGGCTTCCACGCTTATGACTTTGCTGCATCGCTGCTGACCTACAAGCTGATGGGCATTGTGCAACGCACGCAAAAATAA
- a CDS encoding S46 family peptidase yields the protein MKKLITALALSAAVASPAFAAEGMWRPGQLPKISELLKTEGLEIQAESLASLTEYPLNAVVQLGRYCTASFVSPKGLLVTNHHCAYGGIQYNSNEKNNLISTGFLAKRLKQELPMPPGTSIFVTEQIDDVTQAMVGGLEQVSGLERYEALKNREKALIAECETEGYRCTVNSFFGGAEYLLIKTLEIRDIRLVHAPSDTVGKYGGDIDNWMWPRHTGDYSYLRAYVGKDGKPADFSKKNVPYQPKSYLKTASKPLQAEDYVMVAGYPGRTNRYRRLVEVEHSFGWSYPTMHKHYSDVLDIIASVTKENPDAAIKYASTVASTNNRVKNYLGQMEGAEKVGLVELRKQSEAELNQWIAADSDRTAKYAAAIGQLDQLLKEENATAARDLYYGRGKSALLSAASKLYRLAKENEKPDAERESGYQKRDMGGFKGGIAQLDRRFDAEVDKALWKYWLGYYSQLPVEQHAPALDAIIDDIDSLYTNTKLTDSDTRMAWIGKTPADFEASSDPFIKLAVALYDYDMQLEKEAKTQSGELQPLRAAYMAALIAKAESEGSVVYPDANSTLRVTYGKVTGAEVKDGLAYTPFTSLRGLQQKETGEWPFNSPQKLLKTIEAADYGDYYEKSIDSVPVNYLTTLDTTGGNSGSATLNSRGELVGLIFDGTFESVNSDWYFDETTTRSIHVDNRYMFWVMEKIDGAINLLKEMGVK from the coding sequence ATGAAAAAACTGATTACCGCACTGGCACTCAGTGCCGCTGTGGCGAGCCCGGCCTTTGCCGCCGAAGGCATGTGGCGCCCGGGTCAGCTGCCAAAAATATCCGAGTTGCTGAAAACCGAAGGTTTGGAAATTCAAGCCGAGAGCCTGGCCAGCCTGACCGAGTATCCCTTGAATGCCGTTGTGCAATTGGGTCGCTACTGCACTGCATCCTTTGTCTCTCCTAAAGGTTTGCTGGTTACCAACCATCACTGTGCCTATGGTGGTATCCAATACAACTCAAATGAAAAGAACAACCTGATCTCGACCGGCTTCCTTGCCAAGCGCCTGAAGCAGGAATTGCCAATGCCTCCCGGCACCAGCATCTTCGTAACCGAGCAGATTGACGATGTTACCCAGGCAATGGTGGGTGGTCTCGAGCAGGTCAGTGGACTTGAGCGCTACGAAGCGTTGAAAAATCGTGAAAAAGCCCTGATTGCCGAGTGTGAAACCGAAGGCTATCGCTGCACAGTGAACTCCTTCTTCGGCGGTGCAGAATACCTGCTGATCAAGACCCTGGAAATTCGTGATATTCGTCTGGTACATGCGCCATCCGATACTGTTGGTAAATACGGCGGTGATATCGATAACTGGATGTGGCCACGTCACACCGGCGATTACTCGTACCTGCGTGCCTATGTTGGCAAGGATGGCAAGCCAGCAGATTTTTCGAAAAAGAATGTTCCCTACCAACCAAAATCTTACCTGAAGACAGCGAGCAAACCGCTGCAAGCAGAAGACTATGTCATGGTGGCTGGATACCCGGGCCGTACCAATCGCTACCGTCGCCTGGTTGAAGTTGAGCACAGCTTTGGCTGGAGCTACCCGACCATGCACAAGCACTACTCGGATGTGCTGGATATCATTGCCAGCGTTACCAAAGAGAATCCGGATGCGGCGATCAAATATGCCAGCACCGTGGCCAGCACCAATAACCGGGTGAAAAACTATCTCGGCCAGATGGAAGGGGCAGAAAAAGTTGGCCTGGTTGAACTTCGCAAACAATCGGAAGCCGAGTTGAACCAGTGGATTGCTGCGGACAGCGATCGCACGGCCAAATACGCGGCGGCCATTGGGCAACTGGATCAATTGTTGAAAGAAGAAAATGCCACTGCTGCTCGCGACCTGTATTACGGTCGTGGCAAAAGTGCACTGTTGTCGGCTGCAAGCAAGCTGTACCGTCTGGCCAAAGAGAATGAAAAGCCGGATGCCGAGCGTGAAAGCGGTTACCAGAAGCGCGACATGGGTGGCTTCAAGGGTGGTATCGCCCAGCTGGATCGTCGCTTTGATGCTGAAGTCGACAAGGCACTGTGGAAATACTGGCTCGGCTATTACAGCCAACTACCGGTTGAACAACACGCCCCGGCTCTGGATGCGATCATCGACGATATCGACAGCCTGTACACCAACACCAAGCTGACCGACAGCGATACTCGCATGGCGTGGATTGGCAAAACACCGGCTGACTTTGAAGCGAGCAGCGATCCATTTATCAAGCTGGCAGTGGCACTGTACGACTACGATATGCAGCTCGAAAAAGAGGCTAAAACCCAATCCGGTGAGCTACAGCCACTGCGCGCAGCTTACATGGCGGCATTGATTGCCAAAGCGGAGTCGGAAGGCTCGGTAGTTTACCCGGATGCCAACTCGACCCTGCGTGTAACCTACGGCAAGGTGACTGGAGCAGAAGTAAAAGACGGCCTGGCCTACACCCCGTTTACTAGCCTGCGAGGCCTGCAGCAGAAAGAGACCGGCGAGTGGCCATTCAACTCTCCGCAAAAGCTGCTGAAGACCATCGAGGCGGCGGATTATGGCGACTACTACGAAAAGTCCATCGACAGTGTACCGGTTAACTACCTGACCACACTGGACACCACTGGAGGAAACTCCGGCTCAGCAACCCTGAACAGCCGTGGTGAGCTGGTTGGCTTGATCTTTGACGGTACGTTTGAGTCGGTAAACTCAGACTGGTATTTCGATGAGACCACCACCCGCTCCATTCACGTCGACAACCGCTACATGTTCTGGGTGATGGAGAAAATAGACGGTGCCATTAACCTGTTGAAAGAGATGGGTGTGAAGTAA
- a CDS encoding TetR/AcrR family transcriptional regulator has product MARTREFNPKEVIEKAVYLFWEKGYTDTSMDDLVKCTGVSRYGIYGEFGNKRELFLAALEHFQEKFTRELIQDLSHPDAGVVELRAYFQRLQEHGKTPESQMGCFMCNTAVELSNVDEEIGQRIRELFEKLRQVFLRALKNAQREGDIDSQMDLDEYASYLLGIQLGMAMVARSGIPEQRMKQYFDVALQAIN; this is encoded by the coding sequence ATGGCTAGAACACGTGAATTTAATCCTAAGGAAGTTATCGAGAAAGCTGTCTACCTGTTTTGGGAGAAGGGCTACACCGATACGTCTATGGATGACCTGGTAAAGTGCACCGGGGTCAGCCGGTATGGTATCTACGGTGAATTTGGTAACAAACGAGAGTTGTTCCTTGCTGCGTTGGAACACTTTCAAGAGAAGTTTACCAGGGAATTGATTCAGGATTTGTCGCACCCGGATGCAGGAGTTGTTGAGCTGCGTGCCTATTTCCAGAGGTTGCAGGAACATGGCAAGACACCGGAGTCACAAATGGGTTGCTTTATGTGCAATACCGCAGTGGAGCTATCCAATGTCGACGAAGAGATTGGTCAACGAATCCGGGAGTTGTTTGAGAAGTTACGCCAAGTCTTTCTTCGTGCGCTAAAGAATGCCCAAAGAGAGGGGGATATCGACTCTCAAATGGATCTGGATGAGTACGCCAGTTATCTGTTGGGTATCCAGTTGGGTATGGCCATGGTGGCGCGCTCGGGAATTCCCGAGCAAAGGATGAAGCAATACTTTGATGTAGCCTTGCAGGCGATCAACTAA
- the nspC gene encoding carboxynorspermidine decarboxylase, producing MSHEFDPTRVPSPCFVVDKAAIEANLQILDRVQKESGAKILLALKAFSMWSLAPLVTKYLHGTCASGIIEARLGREEYGKEVHTFSAAYKEDDLKEILQISDHVVFNSFSQWQRFQPLIQAAKTERPHMEFGMRVNPEHSEGATEIYDPCAKFSRLGIPQSQFDETQLDGISGIHFHTLCEQDFPPLQRTLDVVEEKWGHLLHRMKWVNFGGGHHITRPGYQVDDLIARIKAFAAKYDVQVYLEPGEATAYQAGVMVAEVLDLTWNGMNLAILDTSATCHMPDVIEMPYRPVITGSGMPDEYEHNYRLGGMTCLAGDVIADYSFAEPLKVGDRLVFEDMAYYTMVKTTTFNGIRLPAIAIWDSRDDSLEVVREFGYEDFKTRLS from the coding sequence ATGAGCCACGAATTCGACCCCACCCGCGTCCCCTCTCCCTGCTTCGTTGTCGATAAGGCCGCTATCGAAGCCAATCTGCAAATTCTCGATCGCGTTCAGAAAGAGAGCGGTGCGAAAATCCTGTTGGCACTGAAGGCGTTCTCCATGTGGAGTTTGGCGCCGCTGGTGACCAAGTACCTGCACGGCACCTGTGCCAGTGGCATTATCGAAGCGCGCCTCGGACGAGAGGAGTACGGTAAGGAAGTACACACTTTCTCGGCGGCTTACAAAGAAGACGACCTGAAAGAGATTCTGCAGATTTCCGATCACGTGGTGTTTAACTCGTTTAGCCAATGGCAACGTTTTCAACCGCTGATTCAGGCCGCCAAGACCGAGCGTCCGCACATGGAGTTTGGTATGCGGGTCAACCCCGAGCACTCCGAGGGGGCTACCGAAATTTACGACCCCTGCGCCAAGTTTTCGCGACTGGGTATTCCACAGTCTCAGTTTGACGAAACCCAGCTCGACGGTATCAGCGGCATTCACTTCCACACTCTCTGTGAGCAGGATTTCCCGCCGCTTCAGCGCACTCTTGATGTGGTGGAAGAGAAGTGGGGTCACCTGCTGCACCGCATGAAGTGGGTCAACTTTGGCGGTGGTCACCACATCACCCGCCCCGGTTATCAAGTGGATGACCTGATCGCCCGCATCAAGGCCTTTGCTGCCAAGTACGATGTGCAGGTGTATCTGGAGCCCGGTGAAGCCACTGCTTATCAGGCAGGAGTGATGGTGGCCGAGGTGCTGGACCTGACCTGGAACGGCATGAACCTGGCGATCCTCGACACCTCCGCGACCTGCCATATGCCGGACGTGATCGAAATGCCCTACCGTCCGGTGATTACTGGCTCAGGTATGCCCGATGAGTATGAGCATAACTATCGCCTCGGCGGTATGACCTGTTTAGCCGGCGATGTGATTGCCGACTACAGCTTTGCTGAGCCTCTAAAAGTGGGCGACCGACTGGTTTTTGAGGATATGGCGTACTACACCATGGTCAAAACCACTACTTTTAACGGTATTCGCCTGCCCGCCATTGCGATCTGGGATTCGCGGGATGATTCGTTGGAGGTGGTAAGAGAGTTTGGGTACGAGGATTTTAAGACCCGGCTTTCGTAG